Proteins from a genomic interval of Debaryomyces hansenii CBS767 chromosome E complete sequence:
- a CDS encoding DEHA2E10494p (weakly similar to ca|CA0334|IPF19562 Candida albicans IPF19562 unknown function) — translation MAVEHFSTPVSQRVYSSDHIYAGNDTTTDMEQFSTPLQKLSNNSLNDVRLPNKAREVSSERYYNIREDNNAQKRDDLSSEENTLNPPNNNNASLTPLSDVAFQLYQTKLTIDSHMGHPHHTNTFQQQRATGSGKEPIYYRPPSSSESTQYGIKSFLPPNLEKGSIRDRTTNKIPIAINAPQIDRNNSLFVKDDDEIDEIEDANNNPTGDWFNPIVKEALRRQPRKEVEIKRIGANLLYLLAFRLSVAIGNYILTLYEYKRMPFQSVGVYYPPIRHDHTHPGTVGFYAVLIIRMIYGILILNCVLSFYRLTKGQDQCLDLPLNRKQRELLGLKIDQIAKDSFNEKEGYEDDAQLTIKQRRFESSHKSNYNLPKYTKSNIYSAHQVRPATKIDEKFHDPSDLTLSDKLVKSRLIHNPSHKLKPRDTNKDLEASFHKNYSIEFNYSDDEDDLPVPPAILPNKSFEMKNYRQNVFRR, via the coding sequence ATGGCTGTTGAGCATTTCAGTACACCTGTATCGCAAAGAGTATACTCTAGTGATCATATTTATGCTGGAAATGATACGACTACTGACATGGAACAATTTTCCACGCCACTACAGAAATTATCCAACAACTCATTGAATGACGTAAGATTACCAAACAAGGCCCGTGAAGTTCTGTCTGAGCGATACTATAACATACGGgaagataataatgctCAGAAAAGAGATGATTTATCTAGTGAAGAAAATACTTTGAATCCGcctaataataacaatgcATCTCTTACTCCATTGAGTGACGTTGCATTTCAATTGTATCAAACCAAATTAACCATAGATAGCCATATGGGACATCCACATCACACCAATACATTTCAGCAACAGCGGGCTACTGGTTCTGGTAAAGAACCTATATATTATAGGCCACCATCTTCGAGCGAAAGCACACAATATGGCATCAAGAGCTTTCTACCACCGAATCTTGAGAAGGGAAGCATTAGAGATAGAACCACAAACAAGATACCGATAGCTATTAATGCTCCTCAAATTGATcgaaataattctttattcGTGAAAGATGACGATGAGATAGATGAAATCGAAGATGCGAATAATAACCCAACGGGTGATTGGTTTAATCCTATAGTGAAAGAGGCTTTAAGAAGACAACCTCGTAAGGAGGTGGAGATTAAGAGAATAGGAGCGAACTTATTGTATTTGTTGGCTTTCCGATTATCTGTTGCTATTGGAAACTACATCTTAACATTGTATGAATATAAAAGAATGCCATTCCAAAGTGTTGGGGTGTATTATCCTCCTATAAGACATGATCACACGCATCCAGGAACTGTTGGCTTTTATGCTGTATTGATTATACGTATGATATATGGAATACTCATCCTCAATTGTGTACTTTCCTTCTACAGGTTAACTAAAGGTCAAGACCAATGTTTAGATTTACCACTTAATCGCAAACAACGTGAATTGCTCGGCCTAAAAATTGATCAGATAGCGAAAGATAGTTTTAATGAAAAGGAGGGATATGAGGACGATGCCCAATTAACCATAAAACAAAGAAGGTTTGAATCACTGCATAAAAGTAACTATAATCTACCAAAGTATACAAAATCTAATATCTATTCGGCTCATCAGGTTAGACCTGCtacaaaaattgatgaaaaattccatGATCCTAGCGATTTGACTCTCTCCGATAAACTCGTCAAAAGCAGGTTAATTCACAACCCCTCTCACAAGTTGAAACCTCGGGACACCAACAAAGATCTTGAAGCTAGTTTCCACAAAAATTACAGTATTGAGTTCAATTATTCAGATGATGAGGACGATCTTCCTGTCCCCCCAGCGATATTgccaaataaatcatttgaaatgaagaattatcgCCAGAATGTTTTCAGGAGATGA